The genomic stretch TGTTCCTGCCGCCGACCCTGGTCGCGTCCATCTACGGCATGAACTTCCAGTTCATGCCCGAACTGAGCTGGCCGTTCGGCTATCCGTTTGCGCTGGGGCTCATGGTCCTGTCGGCCGTAGTCCCGTACCTGTTCTTCAAGCGCAGCGGCTGGCTTTGAGGCCAGCCGGATTCGGCGCCGAATCTGACAAAATACTGTCACAATCAAACACTTGGCGTCGCCGTCGGCTCGACGTGCGACGCCATGGCGCACGTCGAAAACTCCAATACACGAGCAAACTCATCGACTTAACAGCCATGCAAAAAACGCATGACCCCCATTCACCACTGGTCGGTTGCTGGGTCGCCGCTCCCGCCATATATCCCCGCTCGACAGCAGCTGAGCGCATCTCCCTCCTCCTCCTCGCGCTCGTTGTTTGTTCCTCCCTGTAGCCGGCAACGGCTGCTACTCGGCCCCGCTCTCCCCTCGAGCGGGGCCTTGTCTTTTCCGCCCCCAACAACCCGTGAACATCCGTCGCGCGCGGATCGTATTGACGCATACGTCACGGCAGCATGGCTGACCTTTCCCTGCGCAAACTGCATAGCTGGCATGTGGAAGTCCGTATTGTGGACCAAACGGTCAAAGTGCATATTGTGAGTGTCGATGTGAGCCGCACCGTATCCTCCTCCCTCGGTCCTGCTCTGCGACACCGGTTCGAAGTCGTATCCTCCTCCCTCGACTTAGAACCATCGGCAAATGGCGTATCCTCCTCCCTCGTCCATTTGCCACCACTTTCGATTTGGACTTCGGTCCTTGTCATTGGGCCCCATCTTCGGATGGGGCCTCTTTTTTTGCTTTGACTGATCTCTTGTCGCCAGTCGCTTCGCGCTCAGCGCATGGCTGACGTTCCGACTTGGCGATTGTTCGGTTCGCCGCATCGCCCGATAGTCATCTCAACGAATTGCAGCCGCTCCTCCTCCCTGGCTGCGCTTCGATTGGTCGCCCGCTTCGGCGAGCCGGCCTCTGAAGGCTCCGCTCATCCCCTCGAGCGGAGCCTTTTTCTTTGAGCCTCCGGTTGCCCCTGTCGCCAGTCGGGCTAGTCTGTTCGCTCAACGCGAGGCCGGCTCATGACACTTCCCATCATTTCTCTCGCCTCTGGCACTTCCGTGCCTGCCCTCGGCCAAGGCACCTGGCGCATGGGCGAAGACCGTCGACGCCACGCCGACGAGGTCACGGCGCTGCGCCGCGGCATCGAACTGGGCATGACATTGATCGATACCGCCGAGATGTATGGCGATGGCGGCGCCGAGTTGGTGGTCGCCGAGGCGATCAAGGGCCGCCGCAGCGAGGTGCAACTGGTCAGCAAGGTGCTGCCCGGCAATGCCAGCCGCAACGGCACAATTGCCGCCTGCCAGCGCAGCCTGAAACGGCTCGGCACCGACCATATCGATCTTTACCTCTTGCACTGGCGCGGCCGCCACCCGCTCGCCGAGACCGTCGCGGCCTTCGAAGACTTGCAGCGCGCCGGCGCCATCGGCGCATGGGGTGTCTCCAATTTCGATGTCGACGACATGGAAGAGTTACTGGCGCTCCCGGGCGGCGAGGCCTGCGCCGCCAACCAGGTGCTCTACAACCTTGCCGCCCGCGGCATCGAGTACGACCTGCTCGACTGGTCGGCTACACGCCAGATGCCAATCATGGCCTATTCCCCGCTCGGCAACGACAACCGCATGCTGCGCCACCCCGAACTGCAGCGCATCGCCAGGGCTCGAAACGCGACCGCCGCGCAGGTCGCCCTCGCCTTCGTGCTGGCCCGCCCGGGCATCATTGCCATCCCCAAGGCCACCGGCCTCGAGCACGTCGCCGAGAACCGCATGGCGGCTGACCTGAGGCTGACCGCCGATGAGCACGCCGCGCTGGATGCGGCCTTTCCGCCGCCACGCCGCAAGCAGCAGTTGGAGATGATCTAAGCGCCGAGCTCTCCCTGATCCTCCCCCGCGTGGTGGGGGAGGATCATCGCACCGCCGGCGCCTCCCCACAGCAAACCCTACCCGGCATTTCCTGCCGGCTTCCCGTTTTCGCCCTACCACAACGCCCGGATTCCCGGCCCTCCGCGGTGGCACGCCGCCTGCATGGTGAACAGCGACCGCCCGGAGGCACTCATGACCAGCGTTGGCACCGCGACCGGCACCAGTTCCCTCAGCTACGCGCAGATCATCGCCAATGCGCAGAAGGCGCAGCAGCAGGCGCTGACCAACCCGCCGCCCAGCAATTCGAGCGACTCCAGCGCCACCAACGTCACGCTGTCGGATGCCGCCAAGGCGGCGCTCACCACCGTCAAGGACTTCGCCACCGTCACCAGTGAGGCGCGCGCCACGCTCGACAAGCTGCTGGCGGACGCCGAGCTCACCAGCCCGCTCAAGGACGGCAAACTCGCCCTCGACCTCAGCAAGGTCGATCGCCGCGAGCTCTACGCGATGAGCATAAACGCCAACCAGCAGTTCAGCGTCGACGAGCAGAAGGCCGCGGCCATCGAACTGCAGAACCGCTTCGACCAGGCGATGGCGGGCCCTACCGCGGTCGGCCGTGTCACCGGCAGCGTCAAGGGCCTCTATGTCGCCGCCCTCGCCTATTTCGACGCCATGGGTCCCGAGGAGAAGGCCTCGGCCGCCTATGCCGATCAGCGCGGCGCGCTCGAGGAGATGCTGAAGCAGATCGAGGCCAAACCCTCCACCCTGCCCGGCGCCGTGCCCAACGATCCGGTCAACGCTTACATGGAGCGCCTCGCCGGCGGCGAGACCGGCAAGCCGCGCGACATCAAGGATGTTGCCGGCGATGCCCGCACTACCCTTGACGCGCAATACAAGGCCACCGGCAGCTCCAAGCCCGACTATTCCGAGTTCGACAGCCGCTCGCTCGCCTCCGTGGCACTCAACTCCAACGGCAGGTTCTCGGCCACTGAAGTGCGCGCTGCCTCGATGGAGATGCGTTCCCGCTCCGGCGCGGCGCTGCTGCAGGGCCTCAAATCCGCCGGGTCAGGCAATGCGGCCGGCTTCGCCCAGAACGTCATTTCGCTCTATGGCGCCATGAGCGCCGAGGAACGCGCTGCCGCCGGCTGGTCGGAAAACCTCTACGCCGCCGCGGTCGCCAACTATCAGACCGCCAGCAAGCTCGGCTCGCTGTTGAACCAGGCCACCGGGTCGGCGGCGTTTGGCGACAGCGAGGGTGGGTCGATGAGTTTGATGGATTATCTGTAGGCTAATCCATGTGAATGAGTCCGATCCGTGCAGTCGGGAGTCCTCTCCCGCTTGCGGGGGAGGGGGACCACGCATAGCGTGGTGGAGGGGGGAGCCCCACGAGCGGAGCTTGCGTTGCGGTCACCCGACTTCATTCGCTGGCGGGCAAAAGACTTGCGCCGCGTGATGACGCAGCCCGAAAGAACGCTGTGGGCGCTGCTTCGCCGCAATCAGCTCGGCTGGCACTTTCGCCGCCAGCACCCTGTTGGCCCCTATGTCCTCGACTTCTATTGTGCTGCGGTGAAACTGGCCGTTGAAGTCGATGGCCCGGTGCATCAGGAGCAGGCCGATCGGGATCAGCGCCGAACGGTCTGGCTGGAGAAGGAAGGGATCAGGTTGCTTCGCTTCTCGACAGCGGAAATCGACGCACGGCCCGCTGCGGTGATGGCGGCCATCGCGCGAGCTTCAGGCTCTTCCTAAGAGAAGTGGTAGAGACCATAGATCGCTGCAGGCACAGCCGGTGTGTGGGGCTCCCCCCTCCACCAGCCTGTCGGCTGGTCCCCCTCCCCCGCAAGCGGGAGAGGAGTCCCGACTGCCGCCGTCGGCACTTCTCACTCAATGGTCCGTGGTAAGCCAGCAAACCCATCCAGCGCCGCGGTGATCGCCTCGGGCATGCCGGCATCGCCGGCCGAGTGCCCTGCCCCATCGACCACCACCAGTTTCACCTCGGGCCAGGCGCGCGCCAGCTCCCATGCCGTGAGCAGCGGCCCCTGCAGGTCGAGCCGCCCCTGCACCAGCACGCCCGGAATCCCTCGCAAGCGATGGGCATTGGCCAGCAGCTGGCCCTCTTCCAGCCACGCTGCATGGCGGAAGAAATGCGTAACGATCCGGCTACGCGCCAGCAGCTGTCTGGAATCCTTGCCGTCCGAAGGTCGGCCGACCTGCGCGACCGCCGAGGCCGAAGCATTGTCCCAATCGTGAAAATCCCGCGCCGCCTTGTCGCGCACGGCGGCATCTGCATCGAACAGCAGTTCGTTGTAGGCGGCGACCAGCCCCTCCTCGGGAGTGCCTTGAGGCGCGCCGGCGACGAACCGCTCCCATTCCTCGGGATAGAGCGGCGCCAGGCCGCGATAGAGCCAGTCGATCTCGCGCTGCCGCGTCGTCGTCACCCCGCCGAACCCCATGGCCGCAACATGCCCCGGATGCGCCTCGGCATAGGCGAGCCCCAGCGTCGCGCCCCACGAGCCGCCATAGATCACCCATCTGTCGACGCCGAAATGCGTCCGCAGCCGTTCGATGTCGGCGATCAGATGCGCCGTGGTGATCACCGAGAAGTCGACGCCCTCGTCCGAAGCGTGCGGCGTGCTCCTGCCGCAACCGCGCTGGTCGAAGCCGATGATCCGGTAGCGCTGCGGATCGAAGAACCGCCGCGTCGAAGCCGAAAATCCCGAGCCCGGCCCCCCATGCAGGATTAGCGCCGGCACCCCCTGCGGATTGCCCGCCTCTTCCCACCAGATCTGGTTGCCGTCGCCGACCGCCAGTCAGCCGCTCGCGAACGACTCGGTGACCGGATGGGGCATCAGCTGACCTTGGCGCAGAAATCCTGAATGCGACGCACCGCGTCTTCGAGCTGCGCGTTCGATGCCGCGTAGCTGAGGCGCATGTGTCCGGAAAGGCCGAACGCCGTGCCGTGCACCAGCGCCACGCCGGTTTCTTCGAGCAGGGCCAGGACGAAGGCCGCGTCGTCCGTGAGCGCCCTGCCGCCGCCCGAGGTCTTGCCGAGCAGGCGCTTGACCGATGGGAAGACGTAGAAGGCGCCCTCCGGCGTCAGGCAATCGAGCCCGGTATTGGCGTTGAGCCCGGCAACCACCAGATCGCGCCGCGCCTGGAATATGTCGCGCCAGCCCTTGAGGAACTCCTGCGGTCCGTTCAGCGCCTCGACCGCCGCCCATTGCGAGATCGAGGAGGGGTTGGTGGTTGATTGGCTCTGCAGCTTGTTCATCGCGCCGAGCAGCGGGCGTGGCCCGGTGCAGTAGCCGATGCGCCAGCCGGTCATCGCATGCGACTTGGACACGCCGTTCATGGTCAGCGTCCGTTCCATGAGCCTGGGCTCGACCCCGGCAATGGTCGCGAACGTGCCGCCGTCATAGACCAGCACCTCGTAGATATCGTCGGTGAGGATGTGGACATGCGGGTGACGGAGCAGCACGTCGGCCAGCCCGCGCAGCTCGTCGCGCGTATAGGCGGCGCCGGTGGGGTTCGACGGCGTATTGAGGATCAGCCACTTGGTCCTCGGCGTAATCGCCGCTTCGAGAACCTCCGGCTTCAGCTTGAAGCCGGTCGAGGCATCGGCCACCGCGAAGACCGGATCGGCGTCGCAGAGCCGGACGATCTCGGGATAACTCACCCAATAGGGCACCGGGATCACCACCTCGTCGCCGGGGTTCAGCGTCGCCATCAGCGCGTTGAAGATGATCTGCTTGCCGCCCGATGAGACGAAGCAATCGGCCGCCGTGACGTCGAGGCCGTTGTCGCGCCTGAACTTCTGGGCCACCGCCTCCTTGAGTTCGGGAATGCCATCCACCGCGGTGTAGCGGGTCTTGCCCGAATTGATGGCGCGGATCGCCGCCTCGCGCACATGCTCGGGCGTATCGAAATCCGGCTCGCCCGCGGCCAGCGAGATCACGTCCTGGCCCTGCCGCTTCATCTCGACGGCTTTGGAATTGATCGCCACCGTGGCGGACGGCTGGATGCGGCTGAGGGCGTCGGACAGGAAGGCCAAGGTCATCTCCCGGAAAAATGGCGGGAAAGCTCTACGGCGTCAGCCTCGCGCGCACAACCGGGTCATTGGTCGCCCCCGTAGGCAAGCAGCGTCGGACACTCAGACCGGACGCGCCGGGACCACAGCGCCCGTCGGCAGTACGATCGGCTTGCCGTCAGCCCGCACGGTGCTCGTTCCGCTCCCCCTCGCCGGTTCGCCGTCGGGCATCAGGCTGACGAGAATGGCTGCGAGAACGGCGGAGAGGACGAAGACCTTCAAGAGAACACCTGGATCACACGCTTGACGATGCCAGTTATGCGGTCACGGCCTTGAACCCGGGCTGATGCCCCCGTTCATCCTCGGCTCAGCAAGGCTCAGATGCCGACCCCGGCGTGTCTTGCGAGTTGCACCCCCTGCGCCCGCCAGCCATTGGCCTCCTCGGCCAGCATGTAGATCGCCTCGTAGAGCCCCTGGTCGTTGCCCAGCAGCTTCACTTCCTGCACCACGGTCTTGTCGCCAAGCTTCTCGAACCTGCCAAAGCTGTGCGAGCGCGACTCCATGATCGGTGCATAGCCCGATCCGACAATGGCGTCGAAGAACGCCTCGGCGCTGGGAAAGCCGGTGTGGAAGGCGGCCGAAGCCCACTGGAAGGCGCCTGGCGCGTCCTTGGCGCGGAACGCCGCGATCTGGCTGTCAATCACGCTCTGCCACGGCTCGGCCACGCCGGACGGGCTCGCCGGTTCCTCCGCTACAACTGCGCCGCCAAGCAGCGTCAGGGCCATCAGCAGGCCGATGGCCCACGCCATTGTCTCACTCGCCAGTCGCCGCATCGTCGACTCCCACCTTCCCGCCAGGCCACGGTCACACGATTGCCTTCAAATCGTACCGGCTTGACCGCTTTAGCAACGAAACATCCGCGCATTCGGTGGGCCTTATCACCGCGTTGTGAACTGAGTCAGCGAGTCCTCATGTCTCCCACCAAGCTCCCCCAGTCGAAGCGACCGTCCTGGCGGTTGCCCCGACCGTTGTTTCGCAACGCCCTGAGCGCGGCCACCGCCATATCGTTCTCGCTCACCTTTGTCGTAGCAGGCATTGCACTGCTGCTCGGGATCATCCCGCCCCGCGCCATCATCGGTGGCGGCGACGTGGACACCGCTGTCGTCCTGCTGTTCGTGCCGCTCTGCGCCCTCATCCTCGCCATCCTCGTGGAGGTGGTTCGTTCCATCCTGCGGGAGGGGCTGCAAAGCCCCAAGGCACGCGAATCCAATCCTCTGTCCGGCTGGAAGCCCGGCCACGGCGAAGGCTGACCGGCACATTTTCGGCGCGTTTTCGCGTTGCCCCGTTCATCTTCCCGTTAGCTAGGATAGTCTAGAAGCCGGTAACGCTCGCTTCGGGCCGCCCCGCGCCGTATCCCCTGCTCCACCCAAGGCGAGCATGGGCTGCGGCGTCTCATGATTTTCGACTGAGGAAACCGACATGACCCGCACCGCCTTTGCCCCGCTCGGCCGCCGCCTGCGTCCGATGCGCGCCTTCCTGCTCGGCACCGTGTTCGCCGGCATCGCCGTCACCGGCGCGTCT from Devosia sp. A16 encodes the following:
- a CDS encoding aldo/keto reductase codes for the protein MTLPIISLASGTSVPALGQGTWRMGEDRRRHADEVTALRRGIELGMTLIDTAEMYGDGGAELVVAEAIKGRRSEVQLVSKVLPGNASRNGTIAACQRSLKRLGTDHIDLYLLHWRGRHPLAETVAAFEDLQRAGAIGAWGVSNFDVDDMEELLALPGGEACAANQVLYNLAARGIEYDLLDWSATRQMPIMAYSPLGNDNRMLRHPELQRIARARNATAAQVALAFVLARPGIIAIPKATGLEHVAENRMAADLRLTADEHAALDAAFPPPRRKQQLEMI
- a CDS encoding endonuclease domain-containing protein, producing MRSPDFIRWRAKDLRRVMTQPERTLWALLRRNQLGWHFRRQHPVGPYVLDFYCAAVKLAVEVDGPVHQEQADRDQRRTVWLEKEGIRLLRFSTAEIDARPAAVMAAIARASGSS
- the pip gene encoding prolyl aminopeptidase — its product is MAVGDGNQIWWEEAGNPQGVPALILHGGPGSGFSASTRRFFDPQRYRIIGFDQRGCGRSTPHASDEGVDFSVITTAHLIADIERLRTHFGVDRWVIYGGSWGATLGLAYAEAHPGHVAAMGFGGVTTTRQREIDWLYRGLAPLYPEEWERFVAGAPQGTPEEGLVAAYNELLFDADAAVRDKAARDFHDWDNASASAVAQVGRPSDGKDSRQLLARSRIVTHFFRHAAWLEEGQLLANAHRLRGIPGVLVQGRLDLQGPLLTAWELARAWPEVKLVVVDGAGHSAGDAGMPEAITAALDGFAGLPRTIE
- a CDS encoding pyridoxal phosphate-dependent aminotransferase, translating into MAFLSDALSRIQPSATVAINSKAVEMKRQGQDVISLAAGEPDFDTPEHVREAAIRAINSGKTRYTAVDGIPELKEAVAQKFRRDNGLDVTAADCFVSSGGKQIIFNALMATLNPGDEVVIPVPYWVSYPEIVRLCDADPVFAVADASTGFKLKPEVLEAAITPRTKWLILNTPSNPTGAAYTRDELRGLADVLLRHPHVHILTDDIYEVLVYDGGTFATIAGVEPRLMERTLTMNGVSKSHAMTGWRIGYCTGPRPLLGAMNKLQSQSTTNPSSISQWAAVEALNGPQEFLKGWRDIFQARRDLVVAGLNANTGLDCLTPEGAFYVFPSVKRLLGKTSGGGRALTDDAAFVLALLEETGVALVHGTAFGLSGHMRLSYAASNAQLEDAVRRIQDFCAKVS
- a CDS encoding DUF4864 domain-containing protein, whose protein sequence is MAWAIGLLMALTLLGGAVVAEEPASPSGVAEPWQSVIDSQIAAFRAKDAPGAFQWASAAFHTGFPSAEAFFDAIVGSGYAPIMESRSHSFGRFEKLGDKTVVQEVKLLGNDQGLYEAIYMLAEEANGWRAQGVQLARHAGVGI